One window of Catharus ustulatus isolate bCatUst1 chromosome 3, bCatUst1.pri.v2, whole genome shotgun sequence genomic DNA carries:
- the LOC116993662 gene encoding interferon-induced very large GTPase 1-like: MQDVLQIAVQVLLRMRKVSLSPSCIFVHQNMGEATAKEQNMEGQRCLQEKLDEMTVVAVQQEFCDISSFSDVICFDVNTHIHYFAHLWEGDPPMAPPNPTYSQNVQQLKSKILQAAKQQSQRSILRLSSLKDRIGDLWNALVNENFVFSFKNSLEIAAYRKLESAFSQWTWRLRSHFLDVQVRLNNKIRNGDLQNVTREHLEGLVQETSDAIEKEVEKYFREDKDRETLVQWKSSTELKLKELKETLLHEAKKKCENLTELQKEQRKLDARKLEYQDELLRRSRELAVTLKGKSLSERELKDNFTLVWNQWIAEVSRAAPPPERVDIDADIEDVLLEHFKEPGFHARIRSLPKCRGFSFDIEKHITKKKLLGFFPELRSISNADMINFQHITDDIIARVKANIDKKDAEKRDYSRNFIHEILNEVQKGVDSVPSNARCTFNKEYSIDLSLYLCKMAAERFKAMHEAFQEANDPVVYLNRKREDFFQCFQISCQGATSITTFVVFLCDKIEPALSRAVFERTARDIAEDMKNKFPDFKSNRANLEVCILRYLAEQENFEYFKQYLTSPKQVFNSYIERRVKSHCLDGSSRLRMFLESSLESLYGNILSAVSYQPKLSKTKKTEKTKSLFGWMNFVGNWQR; encoded by the coding sequence ATGCAAGATGTTCTCCAGATCGCTGTGCAAGTATTACTGAGGATGAGGAAAGTCAGTCTTTCCCCAAGCTGCATCTTTGTGCATCAAAACATGGGAGAAGCAACTGCCAAGGAGCAGAACATGGAAGGACAAAGGTGtttgcaggaaaagctggatgAAATGACTGTGGTAGCTGTtcagcaggaattctgtgaCATCTCCTCCTTTAGTGACGTCATTTGCTTTGATGTGAACACCCACATTCACTACTTTGCTCACCTGTGGGAAGGAGACCCCCCAATGGCACCACCCAACCCCACCTACAGCCAGAATGTCCAGCAACTCAAGAGCAAAATCCTCCAGGCTGCCAAGCAGCAGTCACAGCGCAGCATTTTGAGGCTCTCGAGCCTGAAAGATCGTATTGGTGACCTCTGGAACGCTTTGGTGAatgaaaactttgttttcagcTTCAAGAATTCCCTGGAGATTGCTGCATACAGGAAACTGGAAAGTGCTTTTAGTCAGTGGACCTGGAGGCTGAGGAGTCACTTCTTAGATGTACAGGTGAGACTGAACAATAAAATTCGGAATGGGGACTTGCAGAATGTCACCAGGGAGCACCTTGAAGGGCTGGTGCAAGAGACAAGTGATGCCATTgagaaagaagtggaaaagtATTTCAGGGAAGACAAAGACCGTGAGACACTGGTCCAGTGGAAATCAAGTACAGAGCTGAAGCTGAAAGAACTAAAAGAGACTCTTCTTCATGAAGCgaaaaagaaatgtgagaatCTTACTGAGCtacagaaggagcagaggaaactGGATGCAAGGAAGTTGGAATATCAAGATGAGCTCCTGAGAAGGAGTAGGGAGCTGGCTGTGACTCTGAAAGGGAAGAGCCTCAGTGAGAGAGAACTGAAGGACAACTTTACTCTTGTCTGGAACCAGTGGATTGCTGAAGTCTCCCGTGCTGCTCCTCCACCAGAACGGGTGGATATCGATGCAGATATTGAAGATGTCCTTCTAGAGCACTTTAAGGAGCCAGGTTTCCATGCACGGATCAGGTCATTGCCCAAATGCAGAGGATTTTCTTTTGACATAGAGAAACACATCACAAAGAAAAAGTTACTAGGCTTTTTCCCAGAACTCAGGAGCATTTCCAATGCTGATATGATCAACTTCCAACACATCACAGATGACATCATAGCACGTGTGAAGGCAAACATTGATAAGAAGGATGCGGAGAAACGGGATTACAGTCGAAATTTTATTCATGAAATACTCAATGAAGTACAGAAAGGTGTTGACTCTGTCCCCAGCAATGCAAGATGTACTTTTAACAAAGAGTACAGCATAGATTTGTCTCTCTATCTGTGCAAAATGGCAGCAGAAAGGTTTAAAGCCATGCACGAAGCATTCCAGGAGGCAAATGACCCAGTTGTGTACCTGAACCGCAAAAGAGAAGATTTCTTCCAATGTTTCCAGATTTCCTGCCAAGGAGCCACTTCAATCAcaacttttgttgtttttctttgtgacAAGATTGAACCAGCTCTTAGCCGGGCAGTCTTTGAGAGGACAGCTAGAGACATTGCTGAggacatgaaaaacaaattccCAGACTTCAAGAGCAACAGAGCCAATTTGGAAGTCTGCATCCTGAGATACCTGGCAGAACAAGAAAATTTTGAGTATTTCAAGCAGTACCTTACCTCTCCAAAACAGGTTTTTAACAGTTACATTGAGAGACGAGTTAAGAGTCATTGTTTAGATGGGAGTAGCAGGCTGAGGATGTTTTTAGAGTCTTCCCTTGAATCTCTCTATGGAAACATCCTGTCAGCTGTTTCTTATCAACCCAAATtgtcaaagacaaaaaagacagagaagacAAAATCTCTCTTTGGCTGGATGAATTTTGTGGGGAACTGGCAGAGGTGA